The DNA region CCGCCCGATCCGGATTCTGGTTCGAGGATCGGCGCGTCCCGCACGATGATCCAGTACAGATCGTGCCGGGCCGCGACCCTGCGCAACTGTCCGGCAAGGGCGCCCGGCGCCGAGCCGTCGTCGTCCAGGTGCGGTTCGCCGGAGACGAGGAAGACGACATACCGTTTGCGGAAGTTGCGCTCCACATACGCGAGTTGCGCGCAGAGGCTCTCCCGCGCGGCGTGGTCTAGGTCGTGCCCCGACACTTTGGCGAGGATGTGCTCGACGTGCGTTTCGCCCCGGCCCGGCGGCATCCGGGCCGACCCGCGCGCGTCCCCGTAGACGAGGCCCACCTCGTCCCCTTTCGCGATGCAGATCAGTCCCACCAGTCCCATGGCGTTGACCGCGACGTCGCGTTTGACCTCGCCGGACGGCGCGACGGCCGCCATCGAACGGCTCACGTCCACGACGAGGAGGATGTTGTGTTGGCGCAGAGAGACGAACCGTTTCACCAACAGGCTGTCGCTGCGCGCGGTTGCCTTCCAGTCGATATCGCGCACGTCGTCGCCCGGCACATATGGCCGCAGGTCGTCGAATTCCTGGCTGCGGCCGTGGAAGAGGGACAGGTGACCGCCTTCGAGGAGCCCCCGCGCTTTCCCGGCGGGGCCGACCAGCTTCTGCCCGGCCAGCACCTGCGCGCGGACCCGCTGCAGCAATGCCCCCATCAGCGCGCCCCCGCGTTGCTCATGGTGTTCGCACCGCGCCGAGGATGGCGTCGATGACCAGTTCGGGGGTGACTTGATCGGCGGCCGCCTCGAACCCGAGGGTCAGCCGGTGGCGCAGGACGCGGTGCGCGAGGGCCTTG from Segniliparus rotundus DSM 44985 includes:
- a CDS encoding DUF58 domain-containing protein — protein: MGALLQRVRAQVLAGQKLVGPAGKARGLLEGGHLSLFHGRSQEFDDLRPYVPGDDVRDIDWKATARSDSLLVKRFVSLRQHNILLVVDVSRSMAAVAPSGEVKRDVAVNAMGLVGLICIAKGDEVGLVYGDARGSARMPPGRGETHVEHILAKVSGHDLDHAARESLCAQLAYVERNFRKRYVVFLVSGEPHLDDDGSAPGALAGQLRRVAARHDLYWIIVRDAPILEPESGSGGGYDVETGRALLREEALGRKVLAAYRHAEERRESAFADFLAASGVRAARVEGTAALRREVTALLSRSGRGS